One Aegilops tauschii subsp. strangulata cultivar AL8/78 chromosome 7, Aet v6.0, whole genome shotgun sequence genomic window carries:
- the LOC109753357 gene encoding pentatricopeptide repeat-containing protein At2g03380, mitochondrial, giving the protein MHAPSPRGAPPDAHSVEHLPHGGPLLHRLLPACATLPSLRALHARLLAHGLLRALRARTKLLSCYSALGDLASARRVLDETPRPDAYTYRVALGWHASAGRHAEAVALHRGMRRRCPEAQDDVVLLSLALKASVRSADFRYGRRLHCDAVKAGGADGFVMNCLVDMYAKAGDLENARKVFDRILSRNVVSWTSMLSGCLQNGFAEEGLALFNEMREERVLPSEHTMASVLTACTMLGSLHQGRWVHGSVIKHGMVFNPFVTAVMLDMYVKCGEVEDARRLFDELGFVDLVLWTTMIVGYTQNGSPLDALLLFADKKFVRIVPNSVTIATVLSASAQLRNLSLGRLIHGMSVKLGVVEKDVVMNALVDMYAKCKAVSEANGIFGRISNKDVVTWNSLIAGYVENDMGNEALMLFSQMRVQGSSPDAISVVNALSACVCLGDLLIGKCFHTYAIKRAFLSNIYVNTALLNLYNKCADLPSAQRVFSEMNDRNSVTWGAMIGGYGMQGDSAGSIDLFNEMLKDNIQPNEVVFTSILSTCSHTGMVSVGKKCFESMAQYFNITPSMKHYACMVDVLSRAGNLEEALDFIQKMPMQADISVWGAFLHGCKLHSRLEFGEEAINRMMVPHPDTPAFYVLMSNLYTSYGRWDKSLAIRRSMQERGLVKLPGCSSVGLENG; this is encoded by the coding sequence ATGCACGCACCGTCCCCACGCGGCGCTCCCCCGGACGCGCACTCCGTCGAGCACCTGCCCCAcggcggccccctcctccaccgcctcctcccGGCGTGCGCCACCCTCCCCTCCCTCCGCGCCCTCCACGCGCGCCTCCTCGCGCACGGCCTCCTCCGCGCCCTCCGCGCGCGCACCAAGCTGCTCAGCTGCTACTCGGCGCTCGGCGACCTCGCCTCCGCGCGCAGGGTGCTCGATGAAACCCCGCGCCCGGACGCCTACACCTACAGGGTCGCCCTGGGGTGGCACGCCTCCGCGGGGCGGCACGCGGAGGCCGTCGCGCTCCACCGGGGCATGCGGCGGCGGTGCCCCGAGGCGCAGGACGACGTCGTCCTGCTGTCCCTCGCGCTCAAGGCCTCGGTCAGGTCGGCCGACTTCCGCTACGGCAGGCGGCTGCACTGCGacgccgtcaaggccggtggcgCGGACGGGTTCGTGATGAACTGCCTGGTCGATATGTACGCCAAAGCCGGCGACCTGGAGAACGCACGCAAGGTGTTCGACAGGATCCTTAGCCGTAACGTGGTGTCGTGGACGTCCATGCTCAGCGGCTGCCTGCAGAATGGTTTCGCCGAAGAAGGACTGGCGCTGTTCAATGAGATGAGGGAAGAGCGTGTGCTGCCGAGCGAGCACACGATGGCGAGCGTGCTCACGGCTTGCACCATGCTCGGCAGTTTACACCAAGGAAGATGGGTTCATGGGTCAGTGATCAAACATGGCATGGTCTTTAACCCTTTCGTTACTGCAGTGATGCTGGATATGTATGTCAAGTGCGGAGAGGTAGAGGATGCTCGGCGGTTGTTTGATGAGCTTGGTTTTGTTGACCTTGTTCTCTGGACGACGATGATCGTGGGGTATACGCAGAATGGGAGTCCTCTTGATGCATTGCTTCTGTTCGCTGACAAGAAATTCGTGCGCATTGTTCCTAATTCGGTAACCATAGCAACTGTTCTTTCAGCTTCCGCTCAGTTGCGCAACTTGTCTCTGGGAAGGTTGATTCATGGGATGTCAGTTAAGTTAGGTGTGGTTGAGAAGGATGTGGTGATGAATGCGCTCGTTGACATGTATGCAAAGTGTAAAGCAGTGTCAGAGGCCAATGGCATATTTGGAAGAATCTCGAACAAGGATGTTGTCACATGGAATTCATTGATCGCTGGCTATGTTGAGAATGACATGGGCAATGAAGCTCTAATGCTATTTAGTCAGATGAGGGTGCAGGGTTCTTCGCCTGATGCCATCTCCGTAGTGAACGCCTTGTCAGCCTGTGTTTGTTTGGGTGATCTACTTATCGGTAAATGTTTCCATACTTATGCTATCAAACGCGCATTTCTGTCCAACATCTACGTCAACACTGCTCTGCTGAACCTGTACAACAAGTGTGCCGATCTCCCATCTGCTCAGAGGGTGTTCAGTGAGATGAATGACCGCAATTCTGTCACTTGGGGTGCTATGATTGGAGGCTACGGTATGCAGGGCGATTCTGCTGGCTCGATCGACCTTTTTAATGAAATGCTGAAGGACAATATCCAACCAAATGAAGTAGTGTTCACAAGTATCCTTTCCACTTGCAGCCACACTGGGATGGTTTCTGTAGGAAAGAAGTGTTTTGAAAGCATGGCACAGTATTTCAACATCACTCCTTCAATGAAGCATTATGCATGTATGGTTGATGTGCTGTCCCGTGCCGGAAATCTGGAGGAGGCATTGGATTTCATACAGAAGATGCCAATGCAAGCAGACATTAGTGTCTGGGGAGCTTTTCTCCATGGGTGCAAGCTCCATTCCAGGTTAGAGTTTGGAGAAGAAGCGATCAATAGGATGATGGTTCCTCATCCTGACACGCCAGCTTTTTATGTGCTGATGTCCAACTTGTATACCTCATATGGGAGATGGGATAAGTCTCTTGCTATCAGGAGATCGATGCAGGAAAGAGGACTAGTCAAGCTACCCGGGTGCAGCTCTGTGGGACTTGAAAATGGATGA